The DNA region CTGCAGATCGGCGCCTCCGCGACCTACCTCCAGGTGTGGTGGCCGCACTTGCACCCCGACAACGAGCAGTACACCGATGGGACAATGCCGGTCTGGGACTACACCGCCGGCGATTCGTCTGACCCCGACATCCGCGAGCCCCTACCGACGTAGGGACGAAGCCATGGTACGTGCTACGATACGTCGACAACTTGAAACCCGCCCACGTGGGTGACCTTCGAGCAAACAATCGACCCGAAAAGACATCAAGGGGCGTACTCGGGGCATGAGGAAGCATCCCGGCACGTCGGTTACCTGACCAAATACCTCACCAAATCCATCGCTGAAGTGATCGAGCCCCAGACCGCTCGCGCCGCCGACCACTACGACCGGCTCCACGCGGAACTGTGCAAGACACCGTGCTCACCGAACTGCGGTGTCTGGCTGCGCTACGGCATCAATCCGAAGGGGGCCACCGACAAGACCCAGCCGGGCCGTTGCAAGGGCAAAGCCCACCGCCGAGACACCCTCGGCCTGCGCGGTCGTCGTGTCCTGGTCTCGCGCCGCTGGACCGGAAAGACCCTCCCGGATCACAAGGCCGACCGCGCCGAGTTTGTTCGGCAACTTCTCGCCCAGGTCGGCATTCAGAAACCGGATACGTCCCGGCTGATCGTCAAACCGGTCGAGCCGGGAGACAGGAACGTGCCACCTCGCGAGCACCTGGTCATGGCCTCGATCGCTCAACGGATCAAATGGCGCGCTCAATACGAAAACGCTCGCCTGGCAGCGGGACCACCAGGCACACAACAAGTTTCGGCAATCCACAACGCAGCATAGGAGGGGTTTCATGTCCAAGCTTCTGAATGAGGCGGAAGTTCGCAAGCTCATCCCGATCGGGCACAGCAATGTACTACGAACTGTTCGCTCCGGTGAGCTGCGCTCGTGAAAGTCGGGCGGCGACCGGTTTTGTCAGCGAATTCAGGCGGTGGCCACTACAATCGACGCTCTGGGACCAGCGGGCAAAGCGTCATCCCAACAGCGGATGTAACCCCTGCGCGTGGGGCAAGATCATCCAGTCACCCAAGGCCGGGCCGAGAAGTTCACCGCGAGCACATACGTTTCGCGATCAGGACGGGAAGCGCCGCCACGGTCGCAGCGCAGTTGTTGACGAAGCACGACAGATGCCCGGCGCACAACTATACCCAGCGGCACTATGAAAACCGAAACCTCGCCTCTCTCGAGCACGGTGATAACGGAGCGTCCGACCGCTCGCCGACTGTGATCGCGATGTGGATTCGCGAGCACAGGAGAAAGCCGGGCTGAAGCGCCAAAGCGTCGACAAATACCAGCGTGACATGGGACAAGCACGGCGCCAAGCAGATCGGTGAACTGCGGGTCCGAGAATTCCCGACCAGTCGCGCTGAAAGCCACCTCGGGATCGTGGCTGAGTCGGCGATGAGTCAGGCCAAGTTTCTCCGGGTGGCACTCACCGGCATGTTCGCGATGGCTGTCCGGCATGACGTGCTGGCGGTCAATCCGCTCCGAGAGACATCGCGTAATACGAGGAAGAAGACGCCGGTGCGTGCCTTGACCGTGGACGAGTTCGCGAGGGTTCGCGCGGCGGTGGTCGCGTACACCCAACGTGAACACGTTTCCGGTCCACGACCAGGACGTCTGTTGCCTCCGTTCGTCGATGTGATGGGCTCGACCGGGTGCCGGCCGAATGAGGTGCTCGGGCTTCGTTGGTCGGATGTCGATCTGCTGTCCGATCCGCCAGTCATGACGGTCGCGGGCACGGTGATCGATCACGGCAAGGTCAAAGGTCAGTCGTTGCGTCGGCAGGATTCTCGGAAGGGCGATGCGCCCGATCACACGGTCGTATTGCCATCGCTGGCTGTCGAAGCGCTGGCTCAGCTGCTCGGTGAAGCGAGCAAGGATCTCGAATCGTTGGAGACTCTCGCGGACAAGCCGGTCTTTCCGAATCGCGACGGCGAGTGGATGAGCCTGAACAACCTTCGGCGGTCTCTGCGTGCTGCACTGCCCGATGACCTGAAGTGGGTCACTCCGTATTCGCTGCGGCGAACCGTGGGAACGGTGATCCG from Nocardia spumae includes:
- a CDS encoding replication initiator is translated as MTFEQTIDPKRHQGAYSGHEEASRHVGYLTKYLTKSIAEVIEPQTARAADHYDRLHAELCKTPCSPNCGVWLRYGINPKGATDKTQPGRCKGKAHRRDTLGLRGRRVLVSRRWTGKTLPDHKADRAEFVRQLLAQVGIQKPDTSRLIVKPVEPGDRNVPPREHLVMASIAQRIKWRAQYENARLAAGPPGTQQVSAIHNAA
- a CDS encoding tyrosine-type recombinase/integrase yields the protein MTWDKHGAKQIGELRVREFPTSRAESHLGIVAESAMSQAKFLRVALTGMFAMAVRHDVLAVNPLRETSRNTRKKTPVRALTVDEFARVRAAVVAYTQREHVSGPRPGRLLPPFVDVMGSTGCRPNEVLGLRWSDVDLLSDPPVMTVAGTVIDHGKVKGQSLRRQDSRKGDAPDHTVVLPSLAVEALAQLLGEASKDLESLETLADKPVFPNRDGEWMSLNNLRRSLRAALPDDLKWVTPYSLRRTVGTVIRDGLGVEQAQAQLSHAQLATTEHHYVERRTHGPDVSRGPRPVREGKYGFEYKGKVRDFTSMILEGKSPRSADAARGLFSARPERLELPTF